A genomic region of Bombus terrestris chromosome 12, iyBomTerr1.2, whole genome shotgun sequence contains the following coding sequences:
- the LOC100643822 gene encoding uncharacterized protein LOC100643822 isoform X1, producing MEEPTTATVLLIAKIGAMIGLGFGSLFLGMLPLIVGRYRMNHRQKRDRRIFSNSSTCTSTSISNASSSSVISASATNSQGLQTSLLLCFGGGVLLFTTFLHLAPEVRVSVERHQTNGQLPTLGTLNLSELLFCAGFFLVYFVEEAVHAALTGKPESSEALLYRTVSVRRCNNQTGASTTTNSGSTTTVSTTARSTWKDGNDELEDGENELNKRSRQHGLNDFRGGKQDKMLPAIFVLSTPTGLSSTQRSPQDGTRYPSNTDYPRMKHHEHDHSVMTKNTSIQGLLTVLALSFHAIFEGLAVGLEPSIGSVVYLAAAIATHKLVISFCVGMELYVAGASSRTTLGYLTIFSMVTPIGIAVGLALGHFKNDSENLGPTPTILQGMAAGTLLYVVFFEVLARERANEKSGLLQLTAIIIGFMLMLGLQIATAHSHSHSHSHSHDGHADVHSHQVNHQENDHDHKLDSHEHIYSNEMNERILTDKIYRVTESIAETVSNVLSSTMKTPTDVSFRSSSNDTTLHSNRS from the exons ATGGAGGAACCAACAACGGCTACTGTTTTACTAATAGCAAAAATAGGAGCAATGATCGGTCTTGGCTTTGGCTCTTTATTTCTGGGAATGTTACCGCTGATTGTCGGACGTTACAGAATGAATCATCGTCAAAAACGAGATCGCAGAATTTTTAGTAATTCCAGTACCTGTACCTCcacatcaatttcaaacgccTCTTCCTCCAGTGTAATTTCTGCATCTGCAACGAATTCACAA GGCCTGCAAACATCGTTGCTGCTTTGCTTTGGCGGAGGCGTTCTCCTGTTCACCACATTCTTGCATCTGGCCCCGGAGGTCCGCGTGAGCGTAGAAAGACATCAAACGAACGGTCAACTGCCTACTCTAGGCACGCTAAATCTGTCGGAGCTGCTATTCTGCGCCGGATTCTTTCTCGTCTACTTCGTTGAAGAGGCGGTACACGCAGCACTGACGGGAAAACCCGAGTCATCAGAGGCGCTACTCTATAGAACGGTGTCCGTACGTAGATGCAACAATCAAACAGGTGCGTCAACAACTACGAATAGTGGTTCCACCACCACGGTTTCCACTACGGCTAGGTCCACCTGGAAAGATGGTAACGACGAGTTAGAAGACGGCGAGAACGAATTAAACAAACGATCTAGACAACACGGCTTGAATGATTTTCGCGGTGGCAAACAAGATAAGATGTTACCTGCCATATTTGTCCTATCTACCCCTACGGGATTATCTTCCACGCAGCGCAGTCCTCAGGATGGCACGAGATATCCTTCTAATACAGATTATCCAAGAATGAAACATCACGAACATGACCATTCCGTTATGACAAAAAATACATCGATACAAGGATTACTAACAGTGCTAGCTTTGTCTTTTCATGCAATTTTCGAGGGTCTAGCAGTAGGTCTAGAACCCTCTATTGGTTCCGTCGTATATCTGGCTGCTGCTATAGCTACGCATAAGTTGGTAATTTCATTCTGCGTCGGTATGGAACTTTACGTTGCTGGTGCCTCAAGTAGAACTACTCTTGGATACCTAACGATATTCTCAATGGTAACACCAATTGGCATCGCCGTTGGATTGGCTCTTGGTCATTTTAAGAATGACAGCGAAAATTTAGGACCTACCCCGACAATACTGCAAGGAATGGCCGCCGGAACGTTGCTATACGTGGTTTTCTTCGAGGTATTAGCACGCGAGAGGGCTAACGAGAAAAGTGGCCTCTTACAGTTGACTGCCATAATTATTGGATTCATGCTGATGTTGGGTCTACAAATCGCGA CTGCGCATTCTCACTCTCATTCCCATTCGCATTCGCATGATGGACACGCAGACGTACATAGCCACCAAGTTAATCATCAGGAGAATGATCACGATCATAAACTGGATTCCCACGAGCACATCTATTCAAATGAAATGAATGAACGAATACTTACCGACAAAATCTATAGAGTAACGGAAAGCATCGCGGAGACTGTCAGCAACGTCCTATCCTCTACGATGAAAACACCAACCGATGTTTCCTTCAGAAGTAGTAGTAACGATACGACGTTACACTCGAATCGAAGTTAA
- the LOC100643949 gene encoding uncharacterized protein LOC100643949: protein MAAAGSTSAGTILQKLGLKPITKCSLVKFYAPAFGVASYTALSINVMNPSLVIRVFPKKDITNFLLGSALLGTGSYIYSRDHMKSASTSVKVLYSTAGAVLLSFGSVLVWAVLRSIVPPNPTLCTIIGISSGLAFIKVGSSYLNFVDSQIPKK, encoded by the exons ATGGCCGCTGCAGGAAGTACGAGTGCCGGTACAATTTTGCAGAAACTCGGTTTAAAGCCGATCACGAAATGTAGTCTCGTCAAATTTTACGCTCCCGCTTTCGGCGTTGCTTCGTACACCGCATTATCTATCAACGTGATGAATCCGAGTCTTGTCATCAG ggTCTTTCCAAAAAAAGATATTACAAACTTCTTATTGGGAAGTGCTCTTCTTGGCACTGGCTCTTACATATACAGTCGTGATCACATGAAAAGTGCTTCTACAAGTGTAAAAGTTTTGTATAG TACTGCTGGTGCTGTATTACTGAGCTTTGGATCAGTGTTAGTATGGGCTGTACTTCGATCCATTGTACCACCTAATCCAACTctatgtacaataattggtattaGTTCTGGGCTTGCATTCATCAAAGTTGGTTCCAGTTATCTAAACTTTGTTGATAGTCAGATACCAAAGAAGTAG
- the LOC100643255 gene encoding probable pyruvate dehydrogenase E1 component subunit alpha, mitochondrial isoform X1, whose product MIPNCIRNISAQTSKRNFGSWNEVISYFLSKKNNYATEASFETKPFRLHKLDSGPSNHISITRDEAIELYKKLHTIRRMETAAGNLYKEKIVRGFCHLYSGQEACAVGIKAALRPQDAVITAYRAHGWTYLMGIEPFGVLAELTGRKGGNAKGKGGSMHMYSKNFYGGNGIVGAQVPLGVGIAFANKYMNNGGVCITLYGDGAANQGQVFEVYNMAKLWDVPCIFVCENNGYGMGTSVDRASASTDYYTRGDYIPGIWVDGMDVLAVREATKFAIDYCTSGKGPLVLEAVTYRYSGHSMSDPGTSYRTREEIQEVRQTRDPITGFKERVLNANLATPEEIKAIENDIKKVVDDAVKAAKADSEIPLNELTADIYANCLEKEIRNTTPFKPLPHARLGAAVNA is encoded by the exons atgatacCAAACTGTATAAGAAATATAAGTGCTCAAACGTCGAAGAGAAAT TTCGGCAGCTGGAACGAG GTGATATCATACTTCCTCAGCAAAAAAAACAATTATGCCACAGAAGCTTCATTTGAAACAAAACCTTTTCGATTACACAAATTGGATAGCGGACCATCCAATCACATCTCTATTACCAGAGATGAAGCAATAGAGCTCTATAAAAAACTACATACGATCCGCCGTATGGAAACAGCTGCTGGAAATCTCTATAAGGAAAAAATAGTCAGAGGTTTCTGCCATTTATATTCTGGTCAA GAAGCTTGTGCAGTTGGTATAAAAGCAGCACTCCGACCACAAGATGCTGTGATAACAGCTTATAGAGCTCATGGATGGACCTACTTGATGGGAATAGAGCCATTTGGCGTTTTAGCTGAATTAACTGGTAGAAAAGGAGGAAATGCAAAAGGTAAAGGTGGTTCTATGCATATGTACTCCAAAAATTTTTATGGTGGAAATGGTATCGTCGGTGCCCAG gtACCATTGGGAGTAGGAATTGCCTTTGCTAATAAGTACATGAATAATGGAGGAGTGTGCATTACATTGTATGGAGATGGTGCAGCTAACCAAGGACAAGTATTCGAAGTGTACAACATGGCTAAATTGTGGGATGTTCCTTGTATTTTTGTCTGTGAAAACAATGGGTATGGTATGGGTACTAGCGTCGATCGTGCTTCTGCTAGTACTGATTACTACACAAGGGGAGATTACATTCCTGGAATTTGG gtGGATGGTATGGATGTATTAGCAGTCAGAGAAGCTACCAAATTTGCCATTGACTATTGTACATCTGGCAAAGGTCCCCTTGTTTTAGAAGCTGTAACTTATAGATACAGCGGACACAGTATGTCTGATCCTGGAACAAGTTATCGTACGAGGGAAGAAATACAAGAAGTGAGGCAGACTAGAGATCCTATAACTGGCTTTAAAGAACGAGTATTGAATGCTAATCTCGCTACTCCAGAGGAAATAAAG GCGATAGAAAACGATATCAAAAAGGTCGTTGACGATGCTGTAAAAGCTGCGAAGGCGGATAGTGAAATTCCATTGAACGAACTTACTGCCGATATTTATGCCAATTGTTTAGAGAAAGAAATTCGTAACACTACTCCATTTAAACCTCTACCACATGCAAGGCTAGGTGCAGCTGTAAATGCCTAA
- the LOC100643255 gene encoding probable pyruvate dehydrogenase E1 component subunit alpha, mitochondrial isoform X2: MIPNCIRNISAQTSKRNVISYFLSKKNNYATEASFETKPFRLHKLDSGPSNHISITRDEAIELYKKLHTIRRMETAAGNLYKEKIVRGFCHLYSGQEACAVGIKAALRPQDAVITAYRAHGWTYLMGIEPFGVLAELTGRKGGNAKGKGGSMHMYSKNFYGGNGIVGAQVPLGVGIAFANKYMNNGGVCITLYGDGAANQGQVFEVYNMAKLWDVPCIFVCENNGYGMGTSVDRASASTDYYTRGDYIPGIWVDGMDVLAVREATKFAIDYCTSGKGPLVLEAVTYRYSGHSMSDPGTSYRTREEIQEVRQTRDPITGFKERVLNANLATPEEIKAIENDIKKVVDDAVKAAKADSEIPLNELTADIYANCLEKEIRNTTPFKPLPHARLGAAVNA, from the exons atgatacCAAACTGTATAAGAAATATAAGTGCTCAAACGTCGAAGAGAAAT GTGATATCATACTTCCTCAGCAAAAAAAACAATTATGCCACAGAAGCTTCATTTGAAACAAAACCTTTTCGATTACACAAATTGGATAGCGGACCATCCAATCACATCTCTATTACCAGAGATGAAGCAATAGAGCTCTATAAAAAACTACATACGATCCGCCGTATGGAAACAGCTGCTGGAAATCTCTATAAGGAAAAAATAGTCAGAGGTTTCTGCCATTTATATTCTGGTCAA GAAGCTTGTGCAGTTGGTATAAAAGCAGCACTCCGACCACAAGATGCTGTGATAACAGCTTATAGAGCTCATGGATGGACCTACTTGATGGGAATAGAGCCATTTGGCGTTTTAGCTGAATTAACTGGTAGAAAAGGAGGAAATGCAAAAGGTAAAGGTGGTTCTATGCATATGTACTCCAAAAATTTTTATGGTGGAAATGGTATCGTCGGTGCCCAG gtACCATTGGGAGTAGGAATTGCCTTTGCTAATAAGTACATGAATAATGGAGGAGTGTGCATTACATTGTATGGAGATGGTGCAGCTAACCAAGGACAAGTATTCGAAGTGTACAACATGGCTAAATTGTGGGATGTTCCTTGTATTTTTGTCTGTGAAAACAATGGGTATGGTATGGGTACTAGCGTCGATCGTGCTTCTGCTAGTACTGATTACTACACAAGGGGAGATTACATTCCTGGAATTTGG gtGGATGGTATGGATGTATTAGCAGTCAGAGAAGCTACCAAATTTGCCATTGACTATTGTACATCTGGCAAAGGTCCCCTTGTTTTAGAAGCTGTAACTTATAGATACAGCGGACACAGTATGTCTGATCCTGGAACAAGTTATCGTACGAGGGAAGAAATACAAGAAGTGAGGCAGACTAGAGATCCTATAACTGGCTTTAAAGAACGAGTATTGAATGCTAATCTCGCTACTCCAGAGGAAATAAAG GCGATAGAAAACGATATCAAAAAGGTCGTTGACGATGCTGTAAAAGCTGCGAAGGCGGATAGTGAAATTCCATTGAACGAACTTACTGCCGATATTTATGCCAATTGTTTAGAGAAAGAAATTCGTAACACTACTCCATTTAAACCTCTACCACATGCAAGGCTAGGTGCAGCTGTAAATGCCTAA